One region of Estrella lausannensis genomic DNA includes:
- a CDS encoding cysteine peptidase family C39 domain-containing protein — MVDQFFRRLWRKAAVKTPHVAQFEAAECGAACLKIILDYFGRHIALEQLRLQCGVSRNGCNGYALLKAAKANGLDAEGYRISADHFDELQFPAILFWKGNHFVVIEDLTSRYAYINDPAAGRRKVTREEFSKGYSGLAFEMVPGENFVRTGSLPGIFSLAMERLQGSFPTLFFLLLAQTALSLLSLAPPIFSRVYLDSILSRGMYDWLWSFAGLMTLLTFLLSGFIFLQANTIRRLETKLSLIFSFRYLWHLLRLPVFFFYQRFGGEVIARMQLNVSIADMLSTQASMILLGFLTIFSSGFVIFQFSPAIAILALGIAMMNVLLLWRVAETRKSAYMALQQDTATITGVSLDLLRSIETIKTSGSENFFFSKIAGLTTKKINSLQNIGDRDAYLISFVRFSQKLAEIALIGLGGYKIMEGQLTVGMFIAFQALLMFFLRPFEQLVSMGVFLQTLKIDMQRVDDVLGNAPDATLKAKGSSFMKSASKSGHVLEFKNVAFGYSPLEEPLIHNFSFRLEQGRTIAIVGQSGAGKSTILRLALGLFSPLKGEIFIDGLSLSKFSRDEISQILSMVDQDFFLFEGSLRDNLTLWKPSGSDEQLKKNLEDACLAKELMALDGGLDYRVAQGGSNFSEGQKQRIEIARALFTNPSILLLDEATSALDADLEKDILVNLKKGGRGLLIISHRISVVQQADEVLWVENGTIQDRGTHAELMKKGGVYARFWEGAN; from the coding sequence ATGGTTGATCAATTCTTTCGAAGGCTTTGGAGAAAGGCGGCCGTTAAGACACCTCATGTAGCTCAGTTTGAGGCTGCCGAATGCGGAGCCGCTTGCCTTAAAATCATATTAGATTACTTTGGAAGGCATATTGCCCTTGAGCAGCTGAGGCTCCAGTGCGGAGTGTCGAGGAATGGATGCAATGGGTACGCCCTTTTAAAGGCTGCTAAAGCTAACGGTCTTGATGCGGAAGGTTATCGAATCAGCGCAGATCATTTTGATGAACTTCAATTTCCTGCAATTTTGTTTTGGAAGGGAAATCACTTCGTCGTTATTGAAGATCTCACCTCCAGATATGCATATATCAACGACCCGGCAGCTGGGCGGAGAAAAGTTACGAGAGAGGAGTTTTCAAAAGGATACAGCGGCCTCGCATTTGAGATGGTACCTGGAGAAAATTTCGTTAGAACAGGCTCACTACCTGGAATTTTCTCGCTCGCGATGGAGCGCCTGCAAGGATCTTTCCCAACTCTTTTTTTTCTCCTGCTGGCTCAGACCGCCCTCTCCCTTTTAAGCCTGGCCCCTCCCATCTTCTCAAGAGTTTACCTCGATAGTATTTTATCAAGAGGCATGTACGATTGGCTTTGGAGCTTTGCCGGATTGATGACTCTTCTCACTTTTCTTCTTTCCGGGTTCATATTTTTGCAGGCTAATACAATTAGGCGCCTTGAAACTAAGCTCTCATTGATTTTCTCATTTCGTTACCTTTGGCATCTTCTGCGCTTACCGGTTTTTTTCTTCTATCAACGCTTCGGAGGGGAAGTGATAGCAAGGATGCAGCTTAACGTATCTATTGCAGATATGCTGTCAACTCAAGCCTCTATGATTTTGCTTGGTTTCCTGACGATTTTTTCGTCCGGATTTGTGATCTTTCAATTCAGTCCGGCGATAGCTATTTTAGCTTTAGGCATAGCGATGATGAATGTTTTGCTTCTTTGGAGAGTTGCAGAAACAAGAAAAAGCGCCTACATGGCACTTCAGCAAGATACAGCAACCATCACAGGCGTCAGCCTTGACCTTTTGAGAAGCATAGAGACAATCAAAACATCCGGCTCTGAGAATTTTTTCTTTTCCAAGATTGCCGGGCTGACAACGAAAAAGATCAATTCCCTGCAGAATATCGGAGATAGAGATGCTTATCTCATCAGCTTCGTTCGCTTTTCTCAAAAATTGGCTGAAATCGCTCTGATCGGCCTTGGCGGCTATAAAATCATGGAGGGGCAACTTACTGTAGGGATGTTTATAGCCTTTCAAGCGCTTCTGATGTTCTTCTTGCGCCCTTTCGAGCAGCTCGTATCCATGGGAGTTTTTCTTCAAACCTTAAAGATCGACATGCAGAGAGTGGATGATGTTTTAGGCAATGCGCCTGATGCTACTCTGAAAGCAAAAGGGTCTTCTTTCATGAAATCAGCATCCAAAAGCGGTCATGTGCTGGAATTTAAGAATGTGGCATTTGGCTATTCGCCTTTAGAAGAGCCGTTGATTCATAATTTTTCCTTTCGGCTGGAGCAGGGGCGAACGATTGCAATTGTGGGCCAATCGGGTGCAGGGAAGAGCACGATCTTGCGATTAGCGCTGGGACTATTCTCTCCGCTCAAAGGTGAGATTTTCATCGATGGCCTTTCTTTGAGCAAATTTTCGCGCGATGAGATATCGCAAATTCTGTCTATGGTAGATCAGGATTTTTTTCTCTTCGAAGGCTCTCTTAGAGATAATTTAACGCTTTGGAAACCATCTGGCTCAGACGAACAGTTAAAGAAAAACCTCGAGGATGCTTGTCTTGCTAAAGAGCTTATGGCGCTAGATGGTGGTCTCGATTACCGCGTAGCCCAGGGAGGCAGCAATTTCAGCGAGGGTCAGAAACAGAGGATTGAGATTGCAAGGGCCCTCTTCACCAACCCCTCTATTCTTCTTCTTGACGAAGCGACAAGCGCTCTGGATGCAGACCTTGAAAAAGATATCTTAGTTAACTTGAAGAAAGGTGGTAGAGGGCTCTTGATCATTTCTCATCGCATTAGCGTTGTGCAGCAAGCCGATGAAGTGCTCTGGGTGGAGAATGGAACGATTCAGGATCGGGGAACCCACGCGGAGCTGATGAAAAAAGGTGGAGTTTACGCAAGATTTTGGGAGGGTGCAAATTGA
- a CDS encoding NHLP bacteriocin system secretion protein, whose translation MSEEAEPGSHEDSLIDKMGETLAVVDTKSWLAIIALGGILTFLLLWSIFGKIPIKAEGLGIILNEKGVFSVESTTPGIVQKIFVKKDDRFTAGENLIELLEPEEELKLQAAELKLTTEEAELARLKTQVGEEYKAEVLAMHAELKALEFNQEKLLEEIPKLKEVSEKKRSLYEKGLISLQALRDAEFQVSEREINLEKMKASISSLKAKLAKEYRTEEIKGKEQEVLAAKENYELLMKRKELALIKAPQPGKVLEVNVREGTFVAKGEAVIWSEHVVKEGDPILIYSYVSADMGKRINPGAKVNVELLNVNPQEFGMMNAEVLDVSLFAISANALEKTLQNATLSQYLMGSNRAVLQIIAKPVADHSTPSGFSWTSGSGPQEVITTGTLAKIKVIIEEVRPISYLFPVWKLKSALDQSPEKDSKAVQKDG comes from the coding sequence ATGAGTGAAGAAGCGGAACCAGGCTCTCATGAAGACAGCCTGATTGACAAGATGGGAGAGACTCTCGCGGTCGTCGACACAAAGTCGTGGCTGGCAATCATAGCACTGGGCGGGATTTTAACATTTTTATTGCTCTGGTCAATTTTCGGAAAAATCCCCATCAAAGCTGAAGGATTAGGTATTATCCTGAACGAGAAAGGAGTTTTTAGTGTCGAATCGACGACTCCCGGAATAGTTCAGAAAATTTTCGTGAAAAAAGATGACCGTTTCACAGCAGGTGAGAATCTGATTGAGCTGCTAGAGCCTGAAGAGGAGCTCAAGCTCCAGGCAGCAGAGCTGAAACTGACGACAGAGGAAGCGGAGCTTGCGAGGTTGAAAACGCAAGTTGGTGAAGAGTACAAAGCCGAAGTTTTAGCCATGCATGCGGAATTGAAGGCTCTCGAATTCAATCAGGAAAAGTTATTGGAAGAGATTCCAAAGTTAAAGGAAGTATCGGAAAAGAAGCGCTCCCTCTATGAGAAAGGACTGATCAGCCTGCAAGCCCTCCGCGATGCGGAATTTCAAGTCAGCGAGCGGGAGATAAACCTGGAGAAGATGAAAGCCTCGATCTCTTCTTTGAAAGCCAAACTTGCCAAGGAGTACAGGACCGAGGAGATCAAGGGAAAGGAACAGGAGGTGCTTGCAGCAAAGGAAAACTACGAGCTTCTCATGAAGCGAAAAGAGCTTGCTCTCATCAAAGCACCCCAGCCGGGCAAGGTTTTAGAAGTCAACGTACGAGAGGGTACATTCGTCGCTAAAGGAGAAGCTGTAATCTGGTCAGAACATGTTGTCAAAGAGGGCGATCCCATACTGATCTACTCGTATGTTTCTGCAGATATGGGTAAGAGAATTAACCCGGGAGCTAAGGTAAACGTCGAACTTCTTAATGTTAATCCTCAGGAGTTCGGAATGATGAATGCTGAAGTTCTCGATGTCTCGCTTTTTGCCATTTCAGCAAATGCTTTAGAAAAAACTTTGCAAAATGCCACCTTGAGCCAGTATCTGATGGGAAGTAATCGAGCTGTTTTGCAAATCATAGCCAAGCCGGTGGCTGACCATTCTACACCCAGCGGGTTTTCATGGACATCAGGGAGTGGACCGCAAGAGGTTATCACCACAGGAACGTTGGCCAAAATTAAAGTGATCATTGAAGAAGTCCGTCCTATCTCCTATCTTTTCCCCGTTTGGAAACTGAAGAGCGCACTGGATCAATCCCCTGAAAAGGACTCAAAGGCGGTTCAAAAGGATGGTTGA